AATCACCATCGAACATGAGAGCTTTGTGATCAGATGCAGACCAAAGTCCCTTTGGAGTGTTAAAATTGTTGATCTAAGCTACCTCTTCCGTTATCCTCTTAAATCTTCTTCCTCTTAAATATTACACGCATAAATAGATATGGAGGAGATTCGCCGAGCTGCTGAAGCTTATTACAAACATCTGCCCGAAAATAAGAAGGAAGAGGCCAAAGAGACTTTCAATGCCATGGATAAGAACAGAGACAGGAAAATTAACCGAGATGAATACGTGGAGTATCTCAAGAATGATAACAACACGGTTCTTCCAAGCTTGTTTAAAGAGCTGGACAAGGACGGCAATGGAAGCTTGGATTTTGAGGAAGCCATCGTCTTGTACTACATCATGAAGAGTGGAAGGGCTATAATTTGCAAGGGTTGTGATTCGTTCTTGGCAGGAGCATACTTCAGTTGCTCTCAATGTTTCTTCAATAAGGATGATTCAGTTAGCACCTATGATCTTTGTTGTGATTGTTATGGTGATAAAAAGTTCGTACACAACGATATTGGGCACATCTTCTGCGATAACTATACTTTACTACGTCAAAGCAGG
This genomic stretch from Populus alba chromosome 19, ASM523922v2, whole genome shotgun sequence harbors:
- the LOC118046757 gene encoding uncharacterized protein: MEEIRRAAEAYYKHLPENKKEEAKETFNAMDKNRDRKINRDEYVEYLKNDNNTVLPSLFKELDKDGNGSLDFEEAIVLYYIMKSGRAIICKGCDSFLAGAYFSCSQCFFNKDDSVSTYDLCCDCYGDKKFVHNDIGHIFCDNYTLLRQSRSLIQEAPPTKRNTVVNFLKKGMQAAGITSSDIGGMVTGDGGVDSSRCRIM